In Polaribacter sp. L3A8, a genomic segment contains:
- the ychF gene encoding redox-regulated ATPase YchF: MKAGIVGLPNVGKSTLFNCLSNAKAQSANFPFCTIEPNLGVVNVPDSRLKKLEELVVPERVQTATVEIVDIAGLVKGASKGEGLGNQFLANIRETDAILHVVRCFDNDNIIHVDNSIDPVRDKETIDFELQLKDLETVQKRLERVKRTAKTGNKEAQAELVVLLKIEETLLKGVSVRTLDFSEKEMEFVQVLQFITAKPVLYVCNVDEGSAVSGNAYVDRIKEAVKDENAEVIVLAVGTEADITELDDYEERQMFLADIGLEEAGVARLVRSAYKLLNLQTYFTAGVKEVRAWTIPIGSTAPQAAGVIHTDFEKGFIRAETIAYEDFVTYGSEAKVKEAGKMRVEGKEYIVKDGDVLHFRFNV; this comes from the coding sequence ATGAAAGCCGGAATTGTAGGATTACCAAACGTAGGAAAATCAACTTTATTTAACTGTTTATCAAATGCAAAAGCGCAAAGTGCTAACTTTCCTTTTTGTACAATTGAGCCTAATTTAGGAGTTGTAAATGTGCCAGATTCACGTTTAAAAAAATTAGAAGAATTAGTTGTTCCAGAAAGAGTTCAAACTGCTACAGTAGAAATTGTAGATATAGCTGGCTTGGTAAAAGGAGCAAGTAAAGGAGAGGGTTTAGGAAATCAGTTTTTGGCAAATATTAGAGAAACAGACGCCATTTTACATGTAGTACGTTGTTTTGATAATGATAATATTATTCATGTAGATAATTCTATAGATCCTGTTAGAGATAAAGAAACAATTGATTTTGAATTGCAACTAAAAGATTTAGAAACGGTTCAAAAACGATTAGAACGTGTAAAAAGAACGGCTAAAACTGGTAATAAAGAAGCGCAAGCAGAACTGGTGGTTTTATTAAAAATTGAAGAAACTTTATTAAAAGGTGTTTCTGTAAGAACTTTAGATTTTTCTGAGAAAGAAATGGAGTTTGTGCAAGTTTTACAGTTTATTACAGCAAAACCAGTATTATATGTTTGTAATGTTGATGAAGGTTCTGCCGTATCTGGAAATGCGTATGTAGATAGAATTAAAGAAGCTGTTAAAGACGAAAATGCAGAAGTTATTGTTTTGGCAGTTGGTACGGAAGCAGATATTACAGAATTAGATGATTACGAAGAAAGACAAATGTTTTTAGCAGATATTGGCTTAGAAGAAGCTGGTGTGGCTAGATTGGTTCGTTCTGCATATAAATTATTAAACTTACAAACCTATTTTACAGCAGGTGTAAAAGAAGTTAGAGCTTGGACTATTCCTATTGGTTCTACTGCGCCACAAGCTGCAGGAGTAATTCATACCGATTTTGAAAAAGGTTTTATTAGAGCAGAAACTATTGCGTACGAAGATTTTGTAACTTATGGTTCTGAAGCTAAAGTAAAAGAAGCGGGTAAAATGAGAGTAGAAGGTAAGGAGTACATTGTTAAAGATGGTGATGTATTGCACTTTAGATTTAATGTGTAA
- a CDS encoding PLP-dependent transferase produces the protein MEDKKILNYIKDVLENVPTSWLNLTTHRLDIYNEKLAKTDFLNQFETLFNNNNTASAALNALPTAYDYIRLGHPLSCVLEWGIAKLNAIKPENVISFSSQTIPVLAVLRKNLLENKKTRIVYLGKLSENFDNEVITNIYNYNFKLEKLTKLSDISSFNGSTIFISEEDKIDTFNKISNIDFVVNLYGHLGSILVVNGTQNENYISDIQHVRRRETIAMTPSNSLIALKALVTKSAIENKIDNDTNKTSVLNAIKEVTGSKTKPLVASSGLSIQYAILMGLIHDAAENHKGKAIKIIVPPNCYGGTNDQARRVAACIDHVEIVDLLVDGDNDMVQSIDTVLNNIAKQDAVPYIIAEIPTNPRVEVPDLIKLKEVLSRKRTTTTGETAIDPVFILDQTFCPNVHFLGEGEILSTVRTISFASGSKFPSGGKCTAGYCIGNKKTDSLINKIEHHLLLCDNEATSLQYEILAQQMPSMKQRIVDAYTNTRFFVNYIHETLPGAKINFVSEELATQGFTPSVFSLDLPTTGNTDEEKETNKRALNLKLINLMITEIPDESKFCVSYGQLKGCYWTIPATSTQGTTKEGDKDYIVRVSLSPNMDLEHHKEVFLKFVESI, from the coding sequence ATGGAAGACAAAAAAATATTAAATTATATTAAAGATGTATTAGAAAATGTACCAACATCATGGTTAAATTTAACGACACATCGATTAGATATTTATAATGAAAAATTAGCTAAAACTGACTTTTTAAATCAGTTTGAAACTTTGTTTAACAACAATAATACTGCATCAGCTGCTTTAAATGCATTGCCTACCGCTTATGATTATATTCGTTTAGGGCATCCATTATCTTGTGTTTTAGAATGGGGAATTGCAAAATTAAACGCTATTAAACCAGAGAACGTAATTAGTTTTTCATCACAAACTATTCCTGTTTTAGCAGTGCTAAGAAAGAATTTATTAGAAAATAAAAAAACTAGAATTGTTTATTTAGGTAAACTTTCCGAAAATTTTGATAATGAGGTAATTACAAATATTTACAACTATAATTTTAAGTTAGAAAAATTAACAAAATTATCTGATATTTCTTCATTTAACGGAAGTACAATTTTTATATCAGAAGAAGACAAAATTGATACCTTTAACAAGATTTCAAACATAGATTTTGTAGTTAATCTTTATGGACACCTTGGTAGTATTTTAGTTGTAAATGGTACGCAAAATGAAAATTACATTTCAGACATTCAGCATGTAAGAAGAAGAGAAACCATTGCTATGACTCCTTCTAATTCTCTTATTGCTTTAAAAGCTTTGGTTACAAAATCTGCTATTGAAAATAAAATCGATAACGACACCAATAAAACAAGTGTCTTAAATGCTATTAAAGAAGTTACGGGATCTAAAACAAAACCTTTAGTTGCTTCTAGTGGACTGTCTATTCAGTATGCCATTTTAATGGGGTTGATTCATGATGCAGCAGAAAACCATAAAGGAAAAGCAATTAAAATTATTGTTCCTCCAAATTGCTATGGTGGTACAAATGACCAAGCAAGACGTGTTGCTGCTTGTATTGATCATGTAGAAATTGTAGATTTATTAGTTGATGGAGATAATGATATGGTACAAAGTATTGATACCGTTTTAAACAACATTGCTAAACAAGACGCTGTACCTTATATTATTGCAGAAATACCAACAAACCCAAGAGTTGAAGTTCCGGATTTAATCAAATTAAAAGAAGTTTTAAGTAGAAAACGTACAACTACCACGGGAGAAACTGCTATTGACCCAGTTTTTATTTTAGATCAAACATTTTGTCCTAATGTTCACTTTTTAGGTGAAGGAGAAATACTATCAACAGTAAGAACTATTTCTTTTGCGAGTGGTTCTAAATTTCCAAGTGGCGGAAAATGTACTGCAGGTTACTGTATCGGAAATAAAAAAACAGACTCACTAATAAATAAAATAGAGCATCATTTACTTCTTTGTGATAATGAAGCTACTAGTCTTCAGTACGAAATACTAGCACAACAAATGCCTTCTATGAAACAAAGAATTGTAGATGCATATACAAATACACGTTTTTTTGTAAACTATATTCACGAAACTTTACCAGGAGCAAAAATCAATTTTGTGTCAGAAGAACTAGCTACACAAGGGTTTACGCCATCTGTATTTTCATTAGATCTACCTACAACAGGAAACACAGATGAAGAGAAAGAAACTAATAAAAGAGCTTTAAATTTAAAGTTAATCAACTTAATGATTACAGAAATTCCTGATGAAAGTAAATTCTGTGTAAGTTACGGACAACTAAAAGGATGTTATTGGACGATACCTGCAACATCTACACAAGGAACCACAAAAGAAGGCGATAAAGATTATATTGTACGTGTATCATTATCTCCTAACATGGATTTAGAACACCATAAAGAAGTATTTTTAAAGTTTGTAGAGAGTATTTAA
- a CDS encoding transglutaminase-like domain-containing protein — protein MWLRVSCNLAFDIETPTPFILMLRPRSGAEQWIERDEFKIYPNVPIIEFTDDYGNLCQRLVAPVGKFTLFTSSDVKTSEFVDVNFDASFVEIQNLPNEVLCYLLPSRYCESDRFNDLANTITADKLVGYKQVFAIEEWLRTNISYIPGSSDFPISATEVNYKRSGVCRDLAHLGIALCRSLSIPARMVVGYLHKLQPMDMHAWFEAYIGGRWYTFDATQTGQKGGYVAVGYGLDAADVALFNQFGPVAHSLEQRVTVKQIKI, from the coding sequence ATGTGGTTACGTGTAAGTTGTAATTTGGCTTTTGATATAGAAACACCAACTCCCTTTATTTTAATGTTACGTCCTAGAAGTGGTGCAGAGCAGTGGATTGAGCGAGATGAGTTTAAAATATATCCAAATGTACCCATCATAGAGTTTACAGATGATTATGGTAACTTATGCCAACGTTTGGTGGCTCCAGTAGGTAAGTTTACTCTTTTTACGAGTTCAGATGTAAAAACGTCTGAATTTGTTGATGTAAATTTTGATGCCTCTTTTGTAGAAATTCAGAATTTACCCAATGAAGTACTTTGTTATTTATTACCTAGTAGGTATTGTGAATCTGATCGTTTTAACGACTTAGCAAATACAATTACCGCAGACAAACTGGTTGGATATAAACAAGTCTTTGCTATAGAAGAATGGTTACGTACAAATATTAGTTACATTCCCGGTAGTAGTGATTTTCCTATTTCTGCCACAGAAGTAAATTACAAACGTTCTGGTGTTTGTAGAGATTTAGCGCATTTAGGTATTGCATTATGCCGAAGTTTAAGCATTCCTGCACGTATGGTTGTTGGTTATTTACATAAATTACAACCTATGGATATGCACGCTTGGTTTGAAGCTTATATTGGCGGACGTTGGTATACTTTTGATGCTACACAAACCGGACAAAAAGGTGGTTATGTAGCCGTAGGTTATGGTTTAGATGCTGCAGATGTGGCTCTTTTTAACCAATTTGGGCCTGTTGCACATTCTTTAGAGCAACGTGTAACGGTTAAGCAAATTAAAATTTAA
- a CDS encoding permease encodes MFDWIQNIADWFVYDVLNLNKGQHLAETLNFFIYDTTKILILLFVIIFLMGIVNSYFPIDKVKNYLSRNKLYGLEYLMASLFGVVTPFCSCSSVPLFIGFVRGGIPLGVTFAFLITSPLVNEVAIGLFIGLFGVKTTIIYVVSGILLGTISGVILQKLKLETYLTPWVKEVLANAQKEQDLFIAEKQTLQQRLPIIWAEVLAILKGVIPYVIVGIAIGGLMHGYIPEGFFEKYMAKDNLFAVPIATILAVPMYSNASGILPVAQVLVAKGIPLGTAIAFMMGVVGLSLPEAMLLKKVMTLKLIAIFFGVVTLCIIISGYLFNMIL; translated from the coding sequence ATGTTTGATTGGATACAAAATATAGCAGATTGGTTTGTCTATGATGTTTTAAACTTAAACAAAGGACAGCATTTAGCAGAAACCTTAAACTTCTTTATTTACGACACTACAAAAATTCTCATATTACTTTTTGTAATCATTTTTTTAATGGGAATTGTAAATAGTTATTTCCCGATAGACAAAGTTAAAAATTACCTATCAAGAAATAAATTATACGGTTTAGAATACCTAATGGCAAGTCTTTTTGGTGTTGTAACGCCTTTTTGTTCTTGCTCATCAGTTCCTTTATTTATTGGTTTTGTAAGAGGCGGAATTCCGTTAGGCGTTACTTTTGCTTTTCTAATAACATCTCCTTTGGTTAATGAAGTTGCCATTGGACTTTTTATAGGTTTATTTGGAGTTAAAACTACTATTATCTACGTAGTTAGTGGTATTTTATTAGGAACTATTTCCGGGGTTATTCTTCAAAAATTAAAATTAGAAACCTATTTAACTCCTTGGGTAAAAGAAGTGTTAGCTAATGCACAAAAAGAACAAGACCTTTTTATAGCAGAAAAACAAACCTTACAACAACGTTTACCCATAATTTGGGCAGAAGTACTTGCTATTTTAAAAGGTGTTATTCCGTATGTAATAGTTGGTATTGCCATTGGTGGTTTAATGCATGGCTATATCCCTGAAGGTTTTTTTGAAAAATACATGGCCAAAGACAATCTTTTTGCGGTGCCAATTGCTACTATTTTAGCAGTACCAATGTATTCTAATGCATCCGGAATACTACCTGTAGCACAAGTTTTAGTAGCAAAAGGAATTCCCTTAGGAACCGCAATTGCTTTTATGATGGGGGTTGTTGGTTTATCACTACCAGAAGCAATGTTATTAAAGAAAGTTATGACCTTAAAATTAATAGCCATCTTTTTTGGTGTGGTAACACTCTGCATCATTATTTCTGGATATTTATTTAATATGATTTTATAA
- a CDS encoding OsmC family protein has translation MNYQIKASSVSNEDAVIHIKESKVKFGTTLKMAKSLPNPAELFLASFAACMLKNVERFSTMMKFTYSKATLDVHATRLKNPPRMDNLIYNLTIYSSDKKLNIDLLKKNIEKHGTIYNTIKLSCSISGIIKAIENV, from the coding sequence ATGAATTATCAAATTAAAGCATCTTCTGTATCAAATGAAGATGCTGTTATTCATATCAAAGAATCTAAAGTGAAATTTGGCACTACTCTAAAAATGGCTAAAAGTTTACCTAATCCGGCAGAACTATTCTTAGCTTCATTTGCTGCCTGCATGCTTAAAAATGTAGAACGTTTTTCTACAATGATGAAATTTACGTATTCTAAAGCTACGCTTGATGTTCATGCTACGCGACTTAAAAATCCACCAAGGATGGATAACCTTATTTACAATTTAACGATCTATAGCAGCGATAAAAAGTTAAATATAGATTTGTTAAAAAAGAATATTGAAAAACACGGAACGATCTACAATACCATAAAATTATCTTGTAGTATTTCTGGTATTATAAAAGCGATAGAAAATGTTTGA
- a CDS encoding thioredoxin family protein, producing MSKVIKVLGTGCPKCQSMTAVVKTVVSENNIDASIEKVEDIMEIMKFNVMTTPALVVDNVVTIKGRIPSKEEVLALLK from the coding sequence ATGAGTAAAGTAATTAAAGTTTTAGGTACTGGTTGTCCAAAATGTCAATCAATGACCGCAGTTGTTAAAACTGTAGTTTCAGAAAACAACATCGATGCTTCTATTGAAAAAGTAGAAGATATTATGGAAATCATGAAGTTTAACGTAATGACTACACCTGCATTAGTTGTTGATAATGTTGTTACCATTAAAGGTAGAATTCCTTCTAAAGAGGAAGTACTAGCGCTACTAAAATAA
- a CDS encoding ArsR/SmtB family transcription factor, producing the protein MERNLTPLAHKENNKTLAKFAKALGHPTRIAILKHLENQSCCFTGDLVEIFPLAQSTISQHLKELKNAGLIQGELKPPKIKYCINQKNWNIAKSLFQQFFE; encoded by the coding sequence ATGGAAAGAAATTTAACTCCCTTAGCTCACAAAGAAAATAATAAAACCTTAGCTAAATTTGCCAAAGCTTTGGGGCATCCAACTCGTATTGCAATTTTAAAACATCTAGAAAACCAATCGTGCTGTTTTACCGGAGATTTAGTAGAAATTTTTCCGTTGGCACAATCTACCATTTCTCAGCATTTAAAAGAATTAAAAAATGCGGGACTTATACAAGGAGAATTAAAACCTCCAAAAATAAAGTATTGTATCAATCAAAAAAATTGGAACATTGCAAAATCTTTATTTCAACAATTTTTTGAATGA
- a CDS encoding YkgJ family cysteine cluster protein — protein sequence MQTTKLSKESILPLTCSRSGTCCFGKAVMLNPWELLSFSKEKKISPRAFRDLYTDFGGIRLTFNGKPDKKGQLACSQYVDNMGCSVHLGRPLACRLYPLGRQIQFEKAHYIYEGKQFPCLTDCAEVLELPKLSVGEYLKGQGADPFEKAQDEYLMMMQNIADIAFELLLDTGLSASGDTKTLSTWREMGKELPETLAERIGKSWIDALMIPDITDVIENPIDFAQQHNNLLQLKAQEEFGSLQTLEEVHKACVLVMGVALHLSRGLGADTKGIAELWIETAKSHGAKE from the coding sequence ATGCAAACAACAAAACTGAGCAAAGAAAGTATATTACCTCTTACCTGCTCTCGCTCCGGAACCTGCTGTTTTGGAAAAGCTGTAATGTTGAATCCTTGGGAATTATTGAGTTTTAGTAAAGAGAAAAAAATAAGTCCAAGAGCGTTTCGTGATTTGTATACAGATTTTGGAGGTATCCGATTAACCTTTAACGGAAAACCAGATAAAAAAGGCCAATTAGCGTGCAGTCAATATGTAGATAATATGGGCTGTAGCGTTCATTTAGGTCGCCCTTTGGCTTGTCGTTTATATCCTTTAGGACGTCAAATACAATTTGAAAAAGCGCATTATATTTACGAAGGAAAACAATTTCCTTGTTTAACAGATTGTGCTGAAGTTTTAGAATTACCTAAATTGAGTGTTGGAGAGTATTTAAAAGGACAAGGTGCAGATCCTTTTGAAAAAGCACAAGACGAATATTTAATGATGATGCAAAACATTGCAGATATTGCTTTCGAATTATTGTTAGATACAGGCTTATCCGCCTCTGGCGATACAAAAACATTATCAACCTGGAGAGAAATGGGAAAAGAACTTCCTGAAACCCTAGCTGAAAGAATCGGTAAAAGTTGGATAGATGCATTAATGATTCCTGACATAACTGATGTTATTGAAAACCCTATCGATTTTGCACAGCAACACAATAATTTATTACAACTAAAAGCGCAAGAAGAATTTGGAAGTTTACAAACTTTAGAAGAAGTACATAAAGCTTGTGTTTTAGTTATGGGAGTTGCTTTACACTTATCTAGAGGTTTAGGAGCAGACACAAAAGGAATTGCAGAACTTTGGATAGAAACCGCAAAAAGTCATGGTGCAAAAGAGTAG
- a CDS encoding Gfo/Idh/MocA family oxidoreductase: MTNDVIKTGILSFGMSGQIFHAPFLDEHQNFELKAVVERSKKKAHLIYSDIKSYNTIDEILADSEIELVIVNTPNPTHFEFALKALKAKKHVLLEKPFTVNSSEAKQLFIAAKKYNCHVLAYQNRRYDSDFLSVKSVLASGKLGKLVEFHLRYDRYKYVIGEKITKETPVPGSGLAYDLGPHLLDAAISLFGTPLEWRKNVGKFRPNTQVDDYAHFHLLYPEGMQVFITTSLLVAEPQPAFILHGTKGSYVKDRTDVQEQQLQEGIKPSNPIFGIEATHKHGVLTTFTDEGLKQHENIISEKSTYKQVFDNVYNTIREGKPYPVTEEQIILQLEILES, from the coding sequence ATGACTAATGATGTAATAAAAACAGGAATTTTATCTTTTGGAATGTCTGGACAAATATTTCATGCTCCTTTTTTAGATGAACATCAAAATTTTGAATTAAAAGCAGTCGTAGAAAGGTCTAAAAAGAAAGCACATCTAATATATTCTGATATAAAAAGCTACAATACTATTGATGAAATTTTAGCCGATTCAGAAATTGAATTGGTTATTGTGAATACGCCAAATCCCACTCATTTTGAGTTTGCATTAAAAGCACTGAAAGCAAAAAAGCATGTGTTATTAGAAAAACCTTTTACTGTAAATTCATCTGAAGCAAAGCAACTTTTTATAGCTGCAAAGAAATATAATTGTCATGTATTGGCATATCAAAATAGACGGTATGATAGTGATTTTTTATCTGTTAAAAGTGTATTAGCATCTGGTAAATTGGGTAAATTAGTAGAGTTTCATCTTCGTTATGACCGTTATAAATATGTGATAGGTGAAAAAATCACCAAAGAAACTCCCGTTCCTGGTAGCGGTTTAGCGTATGATTTAGGTCCGCATTTGTTAGATGCTGCAATTTCTCTTTTTGGCACTCCGTTAGAGTGGAGAAAAAACGTAGGTAAATTTAGACCAAATACACAAGTAGATGATTATGCTCATTTTCATTTATTGTACCCAGAAGGCATGCAAGTTTTTATTACAACAAGTCTGTTAGTTGCCGAACCACAACCCGCTTTTATTTTACACGGAACAAAAGGTTCTTATGTAAAAGACCGTACAGACGTTCAAGAACAACAATTGCAAGAAGGCATAAAACCTTCTAACCCAATATTCGGAATAGAAGCAACTCATAAACATGGAGTTTTAACGACTTTCACAGATGAAGGATTAAAACAACATGAAAATATAATTTCAGAAAAATCTACCTATAAGCAAGTTTTTGACAATGTTTACAATACTATTAGAGAAGGAAAACCCTATCCGGTAACCGAAGAACAAATTATACTTCAATTAGAAATTTTAGAAAGTTAA
- a CDS encoding metal-dependent hydrolase: MDSLTQIVLGAAVGEAVLGRKIGNKAMLYGAIAGTIPDLDVLSAFFTDKVTALEMHRGFTHSIFFSVLFAPIFAFIVTRFEKYKNVKDWSWLFFWAFITHPILDAQTTWGTQLFWPLDIRLAFKNVFVVDPLYTLPFIVFLVLVMRQKKESKKRRFYNNLGLIISSSYLVLTLVLKGIAYQTFTKELAAQNIQYKELATKPTPLNTILWTANVATENAFLIGHSSFFDKNPIQFSRYPKNHELLADLIHQPKVKRMIAISKGWYTINKKEGVLYFNDLRFGALSIKPNAENFVFKYKIEIDANGVPFFIEEPKDKSDGKKLLSELWERIKGN; this comes from the coding sequence TTGGATTCATTAACGCAAATAGTTTTAGGTGCTGCAGTTGGAGAAGCTGTTTTAGGAAGAAAAATTGGTAATAAAGCCATGTTATATGGTGCAATTGCAGGTACTATTCCTGATTTAGATGTGCTTTCTGCTTTCTTTACAGATAAAGTTACTGCTTTAGAAATGCATAGAGGTTTTACGCATTCTATCTTTTTTTCTGTACTCTTCGCGCCTATTTTTGCATTTATAGTTACTAGGTTCGAAAAATATAAAAACGTTAAAGATTGGTCTTGGCTTTTCTTTTGGGCATTTATAACACACCCTATTTTAGATGCACAAACCACTTGGGGAACACAACTTTTTTGGCCTTTAGATATTCGGCTAGCTTTTAAAAATGTATTTGTAGTAGACCCTTTATATACCTTACCATTTATTGTGTTTTTAGTTTTGGTAATGCGTCAGAAAAAAGAGTCTAAAAAAAGACGTTTTTACAATAATTTAGGGCTTATTATTAGCAGTTCTTATTTAGTACTTACATTGGTTTTAAAAGGTATTGCTTACCAAACATTTACCAAAGAATTAGCCGCTCAAAATATTCAGTACAAAGAACTAGCTACAAAACCAACGCCATTAAACACCATTTTATGGACTGCCAATGTAGCAACAGAAAATGCTTTTTTAATTGGTCATTCCTCTTTTTTTGATAAAAATCCTATTCAGTTTTCTCGTTATCCTAAAAATCATGAGTTGTTAGCAGATTTAATACATCAACCTAAAGTAAAACGCATGATTGCTATTTCTAAAGGCTGGTACACCATCAATAAAAAAGAAGGTGTTTTGTATTTTAATGATTTACGATTCGGAGCTTTAAGCATAAAACCAAATGCAGAGAATTTTGTTTTTAAATATAAAATTGAAATTGATGCGAACGGAGTTCCGTTTTTTATAGAAGAACCCAAAGATAAAAGCGACGGTAAAAAACTGTTATCAGAATTATGGGAAAGGATTAAAGGCAATTAA
- a CDS encoding SDR family oxidoreductase: MNCLLTGGTGIVGSHIIFEWLHKAIVDKTVQHLFVVIRANEKTAEQRLLAVLQDASRPEFLNDFTIEACLEKITIIKNDLATISKEVLEKYHFDTVIHCAGSTNLSSTSDSKKTVHSQNYLVTKQLLEQLPKRVTRFLYISTAYSFGIQNEKVNDTIGNYTVTDFRNPYEQSKYESERFVKETCASKNIASQILRPSIICGRLINKPFFETPKFDVFYSWAIFLAKYATKSKNAFRIWIDKESGLNIVPVDFVSKAILYAFLNPQIKELNIVNPTQILHKDYVGDVLKSFDVNSYQYVNKKPENLNTFEKLYYKTIGDIFENYISIPDLQFNSDQILKLIHQLKLEDTLGVHANFMNLINFSVEKKFRKSY, encoded by the coding sequence ATGAATTGTTTATTAACTGGAGGAACCGGAATTGTTGGGAGTCATATTATTTTTGAATGGTTACATAAAGCCATTGTAGACAAAACGGTACAACATCTTTTTGTTGTTATTAGAGCCAATGAAAAAACAGCAGAACAACGTTTATTAGCTGTTTTACAAGACGCGTCTCGTCCGGAGTTTTTAAATGATTTTACTATTGAAGCTTGTTTAGAAAAGATTACTATAATTAAGAATGATTTAGCTACAATTAGCAAAGAGGTTTTAGAAAAATATCATTTTGATACTGTAATTCATTGCGCAGGTTCTACCAATTTATCTAGTACAAGCGATTCCAAAAAAACAGTTCATTCTCAAAATTATTTGGTAACCAAGCAACTTTTAGAGCAGTTACCTAAACGTGTAACTCGCTTTTTATACATTAGTACTGCGTATTCTTTTGGCATACAAAATGAAAAAGTAAACGATACAATCGGAAACTATACGGTTACCGATTTTAGAAATCCGTATGAGCAATCTAAATATGAAAGTGAACGTTTTGTAAAAGAAACCTGTGCTTCTAAAAACATTGCTTCTCAGATTTTAAGACCCAGTATTATTTGTGGTCGTTTAATTAACAAACCTTTTTTTGAAACGCCAAAATTTGATGTTTTTTATTCTTGGGCTATCTTTTTAGCAAAATATGCAACCAAATCTAAAAATGCTTTTAGAATATGGATTGATAAAGAAAGTGGCTTAAATATTGTGCCTGTAGATTTTGTTTCTAAAGCCATTTTATACGCTTTTTTAAATCCGCAGATTAAAGAATTGAATATTGTAAACCCTACACAGATTTTACATAAAGATTATGTAGGCGATGTTTTAAAATCTTTTGATGTAAATTCTTACCAATACGTTAACAAAAAACCAGAAAACCTAAACACTTTTGAGAAACTGTATTACAAAACCATAGGTGATATTTTCGAAAATTATATCTCTATTCCTGATTTACAGTTTAATTCTGATCAGATTTTAAAACTTATTCACCAATTAAAGTTAGAAGATACTTTAGGTGTTCATGCAAACTTTATGAACCTAATTAATTTTTCTGTAGAAAAAAAGTTTAGAAAAAGTTACTAA
- a CDS encoding IS1595 family transposase, whose translation MNIFKGQNLLEFADRFKTDEDCKKYLADIKWKDGFQCVKCGHKKAQIRKDFSRTCNICSHQESSTSNTLFHKVKFGVRKAFFIVFEMSTSTKSLSASYVAVRFSVTEKTARLFMLKIREAMESSGNSPMTGIVHVDEFVLGGREKDKVGRSYNAKKKKAITAVELTQDGKVKRMYAMRIEDFSASSLQYIFVNHISREAKVITDKWRGYRPIAKAYNITQIESNGGMNFKALHTMIHQVKSWIRTTYSWVSDFNLNRYFNEFCFRINRSQSKATIFNNLITKMVEKEKVEHHKIICN comes from the coding sequence ATGAATATATTTAAAGGACAAAACCTTCTAGAGTTTGCTGATCGGTTTAAAACGGATGAAGATTGCAAGAAATACTTGGCAGATATTAAGTGGAAAGATGGATTTCAATGTGTTAAATGTGGTCATAAAAAGGCTCAAATAAGAAAAGATTTTTCACGGACATGTAATATTTGCTCTCATCAAGAATCATCTACATCAAACACACTTTTTCATAAAGTAAAGTTTGGTGTTAGAAAAGCTTTCTTTATTGTTTTTGAAATGAGTACGAGTACTAAAAGCCTTTCTGCTAGTTATGTTGCAGTTCGTTTTAGTGTAACAGAAAAGACTGCCCGTTTATTTATGCTCAAAATTAGAGAAGCTATGGAAAGTAGTGGAAATAGTCCTATGACCGGTATTGTTCATGTGGATGAATTTGTTTTGGGTGGACGAGAAAAAGATAAAGTAGGAAGAAGTTATAATGCTAAGAAAAAGAAAGCTATAACTGCTGTTGAACTAACTCAAGATGGAAAAGTTAAAAGAATGTATGCCATGAGAATCGAAGATTTTTCAGCTAGTTCTTTGCAATATATTTTTGTGAATCATATCAGTCGAGAAGCTAAAGTGATAACCGACAAATGGAGAGGTTACAGACCTATTGCGAAAGCTTATAATATTACTCAAATAGAAAGTAATGGAGGTATGAATTTTAAAGCACTTCATACAATGATTCATCAGGTGAAATCTTGGATAAGAACAACGTATTCTTGGGTAAGTGACTTTAATCTAAATAGATATTTTAATGAATTTTGTTTTAGAATTAATCGATCACAAAGTAAAGCAACAATATTCAATAACTTAATAACTAAAATGGTTGAAAAGGAGAAAGTAGAACATCACAAAATTATATGTAACTAA